aacaacaaagtCATCCATTAGCATAAAAATTAACTGGTATTAATACATAACATATTACTATTGTCATTCGCTTAACATGAAATCCTTTAAACACCAAACCAAGTCGTTTGATGAAAACGCCCGGATCAAGTCCAAAAGTAACACCAGTGCAAAATTGATCtccaaaaattcaaataataacaatgCTAATAACATCACCTCGAGTATTGATAAAAGAGAAGCACTTGGCGACTTAACGCAGCTTAATGAGAACCggaaaattgatttgaatctGAAAACTTCTCTTCAAAAAGTTCATATTTACAAACAAAAACACCAAAAAAGACCACATGAAGAATTAGGTACAAAGACAGAACTTGGCACAAACGAACATTATGATAATAGCCAGAACTCTGATGATGTACTTAAGTTCCATTTTGATCGTTTAGGGGGTAGTTCAGATGTGTCCAATCTTGAAGATATTGGATTTGAGTTTGCTAACCAAAATAGAATTGTAGAGCaatttgatgatgacgaagaagagaTAGTTCAGGTAGATCCAGAGGTGGacgaggaagaagaagaagaagaagaagaagaagaagaggaagaggaagatTACAGCAAGCCAATGGAACCAAAATGGAACAAAGCtatattcaatgaattaCAATATGTCATGAAGAAATTCTCTAAAAATACGTTGGATGAAACCGATGAGGATACATTTGATGTTACTATGGTAGCAGAATATGCACCAGAGATTTTTAACTACATGCATGAACTAGAATACAGATTGGTTCCAGATCTGAATTATATGAGTAACCAGGACGAATTGAAATGGGAAATGAGAAGTGTTTTAATCGATTGGGTGGTCCAGGTTCACAATagattcaatttattaccGGAAACATTATTCTTAACGGTAAATTATATCGATAGATTTTTAAGTAAGCGTAAGGTCTCGTTATCGAGATTTCAATTGGTCGGAGCTGTTGCATTGTTCATTGCTGCAAAgtatgaagaaattaactGTCCAACTGTTCAAGAAGTTGCATA
This is a stretch of genomic DNA from Debaryomyces hansenii CBS767 chromosome G complete sequence. It encodes these proteins:
- a CDS encoding DEHA2G24134p (similar to uniprot|P24871 Saccharomyces cerevisiae YLR210W CLB4 Involved in mitotic induction), with the protein product MKSFKHQTKSFDENARIKSKSNTSAKLISKNSNNNNANNITSSIDKREALGDLTQLNENRKIDLNSKTSLQKVHIYKQKHQKRPHEELGTKTELGTNEHYDNSQNSDDVLKFHFDRLGGSSDVSNLEDIGFEFANQNRIVEQFDDDEEEIVQVDPEVDEEEEEEEEEEEEEEEDYSKPMEPKWNKAIFNELQYVMKKFSKNTLDETDEDTFDVTMVAEYAPEIFNYMHELEYRLVPDSNYMSNQDELKWEMRSVLIDWVVQVHNRFNLLPETLFLTVNYIDRFLSKRKVSLSRFQLVGAVALFIAAKYEEINCPTVQEVAYMADNAYTVDEFLKAERFMIDVLEFDMGWPGPMSFLRRTSKADDYDYETRTLAKYFLEITIMDSRFVASQPSWLAAGAHYLSRKLLNRGHWTEAHVYYSGYTESQLRPLAEILLQNCRNAESNHKAIFEKYQERRYRRSSAFVQEYFEALEQL